From the Leptospira biflexa serovar Patoc strain 'Patoc 1 (Paris)' genome, one window contains:
- a CDS encoding nucleotidyltransferase family protein, whose translation MNAFVLAAGFGKRMGSLTENTPKPLLKIQSIALLDYALYLLHLWNIEKIWVNTHYLGEQIRRHLQNFKNLQIEVSFERKEILGTAGGIRTALPDDSVFEPILLINPDTLLFPNPQFTPKLGLAKHSKIHLYLLPIPEGESYTKISIGKDQTLEFGKGNYYYIGLAVLDPICLSSLEKNQYYDLSDIFKDLAKRGEITGEIFPGEVLDLGTKELWETYQTKDVFGKSLEQIKSFLAKSKMA comes from the coding sequence ATGAATGCATTTGTTCTCGCAGCAGGATTTGGCAAACGAATGGGTTCACTTACAGAAAATACCCCGAAACCTCTCTTAAAAATACAATCCATTGCCTTACTTGATTATGCCTTGTATCTATTACACCTTTGGAATATTGAAAAAATATGGGTCAACACACATTATTTAGGCGAACAAATCAGAAGGCATTTACAAAACTTTAAAAACTTACAAATTGAAGTTTCTTTTGAAAGGAAGGAAATTTTAGGAACGGCAGGTGGCATTCGAACTGCATTACCAGATGATTCTGTTTTCGAACCTATCTTACTCATTAATCCTGATACCCTTCTCTTTCCGAATCCTCAATTTACACCTAAGTTAGGTTTAGCGAAACATTCGAAAATACATCTCTATCTGTTACCAATTCCCGAAGGTGAATCTTATACAAAAATATCCATTGGCAAGGATCAAACTTTGGAATTTGGAAAAGGTAATTATTATTATATTGGACTTGCTGTTTTGGATCCAATTTGTCTATCTAGTTTGGAAAAAAATCAGTATTACGATTTGTCAGATATATTTAAAGACCTTGCCAAACGAGGTGAGATCACCGGAGAAATTTTCCCCGGCGAAGTGTTAGATTTAGGAACAAAAGAACTTTGGGAAACTTACCAAACAAAAGATGTGTTTGGAAAATCACTCGAACAGATAAAAAGTTTTTTAGCTAAATCCAAGATGGCTTAG
- a CDS encoding phosphotransferase encodes MNSGINESQLEFIHTRYGKTCTVTPLQEEASSRRYFHITTTHNREEVVCVDETINEDFVQLSLYLDQNGFHVPKIYETNKSLGILCMSFEGKLDFSSYQLSDYMSQFPKIVDLILKLQSLESPSFVKNRRFDLEKLSFETNLTLEKFDTFQAKYQLKTSITAEARAFMEETIGYLDKYAINVFTHRDFHCRNLLRSPNHSYVLIDYQDARMGVPQYDLASILYDAYYPLPREFRLKMLQYFQERNVDQSKKFKDTFYLQALQRSFKALGTYFRMVVDLDKEKFKPSILSCLNQLEEIIQLGMFADSLFIFVRSLRDELNHHKDFRNLNL; translated from the coding sequence GTGAATTCTGGAATCAATGAATCTCAATTAGAATTTATCCATACTCGTTATGGTAAAACTTGTACAGTGACTCCCTTACAAGAAGAAGCTTCAAGTCGGCGATACTTTCACATCACCACAACCCATAATCGAGAAGAAGTGGTTTGTGTAGATGAAACCATAAACGAAGATTTTGTCCAATTGAGTTTATACTTGGACCAAAACGGATTCCATGTTCCCAAAATTTATGAAACAAACAAATCGTTAGGAATCCTTTGTATGTCATTCGAAGGGAAGTTAGATTTTAGTTCGTATCAACTTTCTGATTACATGTCACAATTTCCCAAAATTGTGGATTTGATTCTCAAATTACAATCTTTAGAGTCACCTAGTTTTGTCAAAAATCGTAGGTTTGATTTGGAAAAATTAAGTTTCGAAACCAATCTTACGTTAGAAAAATTTGATACCTTTCAAGCCAAATACCAACTCAAAACTTCCATCACTGCTGAAGCACGAGCTTTTATGGAAGAAACGATTGGTTATTTAGACAAATATGCCATCAATGTATTCACACACCGAGATTTTCATTGTCGAAATTTATTGCGATCACCAAACCATAGTTATGTTTTAATAGATTACCAGGATGCGCGTATGGGTGTTCCTCAGTATGACTTGGCATCAATTTTATATGATGCCTATTATCCACTTCCACGAGAATTCCGATTGAAAATGCTTCAGTATTTCCAAGAAAGGAATGTGGACCAATCCAAAAAATTTAAAGATACATTTTACCTACAAGCCTTACAAAGATCCTTTAAAGCATTAGGTACCTATTTCCGAATGGTTGTGGATCTCGATAAGGAAAAATTCAAACCTTCGATTCTTTCTTGTTTAAATCAATTAGAGGAAATTATCCAATTAGGAATGTTTGCTGATTCACTTTTTATTTTTGTCAGAAGTTTGAGAGATGAACTAAACCACCATAAGGACTTTCGAAACTTAAATCTATGA
- a CDS encoding hybrid sensor histidine kinase/response regulator, producing MDKILIIDDEEDIRIALKRVLSREGYQIELSESASDAVKRIETGETFSLVISDILMSGMSGIDFTKFIAEKNINLPVILITGNPNLSSAEAAIRYHAYEYISKPVDRTQLLSVVKRALEVKNQKDSDLEKLLLSEKLEKALRTQNLDLNRQNAAILNATSDAVITINHKLVIVSANKASFDMFRFHSPLDLIGQNVRLLFTENKMQKYMNQVSSVLSQEPNKSTLQLSDVTLQRSDSTTFLADIAICSYSLDGDSYYTGVIRDVTQKKLMVEQLIHSERRAFLSVVAASIGHEINNSLTAIQGFVEMASRENADLMLKDRALKVTLNQTEKLRALTSNLLQLGKSVKSNHEKTEILNLNGEITAVLQVFKETAKLKYCQIKRDEANETIPFRMNSDQFALLLSNILLNAADATNNIGTIEIKAYLQNHKAHLIITDDGEGMSPETLEKIYEPYFTTKELGKGTGLGMFVVKQIVDNFEIDLQIDSNPGKGSKFHFIFPEVSES from the coding sequence ATGGATAAAATTTTAATCATCGATGATGAAGAAGACATTCGTATCGCTTTGAAACGTGTATTATCACGTGAAGGTTACCAAATCGAACTTTCGGAATCTGCTTCGGATGCTGTGAAAAGAATTGAGACGGGCGAAACGTTTTCCCTAGTCATATCTGATATATTAATGTCCGGCATGTCTGGGATTGATTTTACCAAATTCATTGCGGAAAAAAATATCAACCTACCTGTGATCTTGATTACAGGAAATCCAAATCTATCTTCAGCGGAAGCTGCCATCCGATATCATGCATATGAATATATTTCCAAACCTGTAGACAGGACACAATTACTCTCTGTCGTAAAACGAGCATTAGAAGTCAAAAATCAAAAAGATTCTGACTTAGAAAAATTATTGTTATCCGAAAAACTTGAGAAGGCACTCCGTACTCAAAACTTAGACTTAAATAGACAAAACGCGGCTATATTAAATGCCACATCTGATGCTGTCATCACTATCAATCATAAATTGGTGATTGTTTCGGCAAACAAAGCAAGTTTTGATATGTTTCGATTTCATTCCCCACTTGATTTAATCGGACAAAATGTTCGGCTCTTATTTACAGAAAACAAGATGCAAAAATACATGAATCAAGTTTCGAGTGTATTGAGTCAGGAGCCAAATAAATCGACCTTACAACTTTCTGATGTGACATTACAAAGATCCGATTCAACTACTTTCCTTGCTGATATTGCCATTTGTTCTTATAGTTTGGATGGAGATTCTTATTATACTGGTGTGATCCGCGATGTCACACAAAAGAAATTGATGGTGGAACAACTCATCCATTCTGAAAGGAGAGCATTTTTATCAGTCGTAGCGGCAAGCATTGGTCACGAAATTAACAATTCACTTACGGCCATCCAAGGATTTGTGGAAATGGCTTCGCGTGAAAATGCTGACCTAATGCTGAAGGATCGTGCCCTAAAAGTCACACTCAACCAAACTGAGAAACTCAGAGCATTAACTTCCAATTTGTTGCAACTTGGTAAGTCGGTAAAATCCAATCATGAAAAAACTGAAATTCTCAATTTGAATGGAGAAATCACTGCTGTATTACAAGTATTTAAAGAAACGGCAAAATTAAAATACTGCCAAATCAAACGCGATGAAGCGAATGAAACCATTCCATTCCGCATGAACTCAGACCAATTTGCACTTTTACTTTCTAATATTTTGTTAAACGCGGCCGATGCGACAAATAACATTGGAACTATTGAAATTAAGGCATACCTTCAGAATCATAAGGCTCACCTAATCATTACAGATGATGGTGAGGGGATGTCTCCTGAGACCTTAGAAAAAATTTATGAACCATATTTCACAACAAAGGAATTAGGAAAAGGAACCGGTCTTGGAATGTTTGTCGTCAAACAAATAGTCGATAATTTCGAAATTGATCTGCAAATCGATTCTAATCCTGGAAAAGGATCTAAATTTCATTTTATTTTTCCTGAGGTTTCCGAATCCTAG
- a CDS encoding ATP-binding protein, which translates to MLERKILRLSQLLSHSSKTFLFVDLKSQKILYCHDQIKERLGVLEKFPFSMDYIIDETSKSVFYEENKRKQSETFPIHLLNQKREKIPVIVQFSSLADFFEEDEDVYIVSIEWQSQIENLPYLNGDALEIPFLRTDSVGKIQFANTRFLEFFSLSLEQVRKKSIFEILSLPEKIKNDLLIQNIKHDIEIQSGFGEKQKFQLQSFLTPTILSNTNEITILLLNLSSIQNAENSIKYGEDKLKTFFATINNGFVIVNQDAVILEVAPIFKFLLFQLLAFETGENIFHFFAKEIKSKLTEVLQNSIETQTTQRAEFDYTLLGEDKTFEIKYIPVRRLNPNDKKVMLVFSDITEAKRLDRQLIESMKFASIGEIAAGLAHEINNPLQSALLYLEDLITVDETDANERKNILQKIEAANLRIRDLVKALLDLGRMESPNRDFVSPYYILVRTSELVEVSCRKKNIHFTRHAGPNLPGIFVRWQEIEQVLINCVVNSINALSEMETARMNPKIELGIDLVRSQKKDWVVFSVEDNGPGIDDDTLEKVFLPLFTTRRNKQGTGLGLSISKKIIAEHGGEIYIKTKNGVGTKVEIFLPAHTDENG; encoded by the coding sequence ATGTTAGAAAGAAAAATTCTCAGGTTATCGCAGCTACTATCCCATTCCTCGAAAACTTTTCTATTCGTCGATCTTAAATCCCAAAAGATTTTGTATTGTCATGATCAAATCAAAGAACGATTGGGAGTTTTGGAAAAATTTCCATTTTCTATGGATTATATCATCGATGAAACTTCAAAATCCGTTTTTTATGAGGAAAATAAACGGAAACAATCGGAAACGTTTCCCATTCATTTACTCAATCAAAAACGAGAAAAAATACCAGTCATTGTTCAGTTTTCATCACTCGCTGATTTTTTTGAAGAAGATGAGGATGTATATATTGTTTCTATCGAATGGCAATCCCAGATAGAAAATCTTCCTTACCTCAATGGTGATGCATTAGAAATTCCTTTTTTAAGGACAGATTCTGTCGGAAAGATTCAATTTGCAAACACTCGGTTTTTAGAATTTTTTTCACTCAGTTTGGAACAGGTTCGGAAAAAATCGATTTTTGAAATCCTTTCCTTACCAGAAAAAATTAAAAACGATTTGTTGATTCAAAACATCAAACACGACATTGAAATTCAATCTGGGTTCGGAGAAAAACAAAAATTCCAACTTCAGAGTTTTTTAACGCCAACCATACTTTCTAACACAAACGAAATCACAATTTTGTTATTGAATTTGTCTTCAATTCAAAATGCTGAAAACTCAATCAAATATGGAGAAGATAAATTAAAAACTTTTTTTGCAACGATCAATAATGGTTTTGTGATCGTAAACCAAGATGCTGTTATCCTTGAGGTGGCTCCTATTTTTAAGTTTTTATTGTTTCAACTATTGGCATTTGAAACAGGCGAAAATATATTTCACTTTTTTGCAAAAGAGATTAAGTCCAAACTGACAGAAGTTTTACAGAATTCCATTGAAACTCAAACCACACAAAGAGCAGAATTCGATTATACCTTATTAGGTGAAGATAAAACTTTTGAAATCAAATATATACCCGTAAGAAGACTCAATCCTAATGATAAAAAAGTGATGTTAGTTTTCTCCGATATTACTGAAGCCAAACGTTTGGATCGACAATTGATAGAATCCATGAAATTCGCAAGTATTGGTGAGATAGCGGCAGGTCTTGCCCATGAAATTAATAATCCATTACAAAGTGCACTGCTATATTTGGAAGATTTGATTACAGTTGATGAAACGGATGCAAATGAAAGGAAAAATATTTTACAAAAAATTGAAGCTGCCAATTTACGAATTCGTGATTTAGTAAAAGCTTTGCTTGATTTAGGAAGGATGGAAAGTCCAAATCGAGATTTTGTATCACCTTATTATATTTTGGTGAGAACAAGTGAATTGGTGGAAGTCAGTTGTCGAAAAAAGAATATACATTTCACTCGGCATGCTGGCCCCAATTTACCTGGGATTTTTGTACGATGGCAGGAGATCGAACAAGTGTTGATCAATTGTGTGGTGAATTCGATTAACGCATTGTCTGAAATGGAAACAGCTAGAATGAATCCAAAAATAGAGTTGGGAATTGACCTTGTTCGGAGTCAAAAAAAGGACTGGGTTGTATTTTCAGTAGAAGACAATGGACCAGGGATCGATGATGACACCTTAGAAAAAGTTTTTTTACCCCTGTTTACCACTAGGCGTAACAAACAAGGAACGGGTTTGGGACTATCAATCTCTAAAAAAATCATCGCCGAACATGGCGGGGAAATTTATATCAAAACAAAAAATGGAGTGGGAACAAAGGTAGAAATATTCCTCCCTGCTCATACGGATGAAAATGGATAA
- a CDS encoding alpha/beta fold hydrolase has protein sequence MGGIPSYVNMGGHRIFYWKFGNGNQKPIVFFHGLLDESFGFRRVVKELLNDGHPLYVFDLPGYGKSKLPQVKYLFQIDVWANLLLECIEKLNLKNICLVGHSMGGLVSQHLVLGDQHKRVEKLILLAPGGIPHPEREKMRKILFPKTESQVVLLLRYLYGEEFPEPGYLFRHTLVTIWNDKPNEYLQENTLRREDEIFFGPKMKGIKIPTLILAGAEDEITPPFMMNQMKSYIKKSKVVWIPKIRHAIHLERPDVVAKNIREFYYS, from the coding sequence ATGGGTGGAATTCCCTCTTATGTCAACATGGGAGGACACCGTATTTTTTACTGGAAGTTTGGCAATGGTAACCAAAAACCGATTGTTTTTTTCCATGGTTTGCTGGATGAAAGTTTCGGTTTTCGCCGGGTCGTGAAAGAATTGTTAAACGACGGCCATCCTCTCTATGTTTTTGATTTACCTGGTTATGGAAAAAGTAAATTACCTCAAGTGAAATACCTATTCCAAATCGATGTTTGGGCAAACTTACTTTTAGAATGTATTGAAAAATTGAATTTAAAGAACATTTGTTTGGTAGGTCATTCCATGGGTGGACTTGTCTCCCAACATCTGGTCCTAGGAGATCAGCACAAACGTGTTGAAAAATTAATCCTCCTTGCCCCGGGAGGGATTCCTCACCCAGAACGAGAAAAAATGCGTAAGATTTTATTCCCCAAAACAGAATCACAAGTCGTTTTACTTTTACGTTATTTGTATGGGGAAGAATTTCCTGAACCAGGTTATTTGTTTCGTCATACGCTTGTTACCATTTGGAATGACAAACCAAATGAATATTTGCAAGAGAATACCTTACGCAGGGAAGATGAGATTTTTTTTGGACCCAAAATGAAAGGTATCAAAATTCCAACTTTAATCCTTGCGGGAGCTGAGGATGAAATCACTCCTCCGTTTATGATGAACCAAATGAAGTCGTATATTAAAAAAAGTAAAGTGGTTTGGATCCCAAAAATTAGACATGCCATCCATTTAGAGAGACCCGATGTAGTCGCAAAGAATATTAGAGAATTCTATTATTCTTAA
- a CDS encoding ferredoxin produces the protein MADKSIKQPENVPGKYYVDQTCVPCNDCVKEAPNLLEYSADETHIFFKNQPKNQAEEKQAKAAMAMCPVDAIGDDGE, from the coding sequence ATGGCTGATAAAAGTATCAAACAACCCGAGAATGTACCAGGAAAATACTATGTCGACCAGACTTGTGTTCCCTGTAATGACTGTGTCAAAGAGGCACCAAACCTGCTAGAATACAGTGCGGACGAAACGCACATTTTTTTCAAAAATCAGCCTAAAAACCAGGCAGAAGAAAAACAAGCAAAAGCAGCAATGGCAATGTGTCCCGTCGATGCGATTGGCGACGATGGGGAATAA